Proteins found in one Novipirellula artificiosorum genomic segment:
- a CDS encoding tetratricopeptide repeat protein: MRMCLSKSRWFRNLIFFSLALPLSSGCGGIKKNRESAFLKPLAASSQSEAKNRREAIPSERSLCLETAKTVASQGHATEAMKLYERAEQLDPAAAPFDAELAPLYADVGNQDAAIQRYQRCVTRTPDDIELSNNFAWTLMEAGRFEEAITEAERGLQKAPDNVRLRSTLAMIHYRQGDRAAAMQQFQQAHGRSAAHHNLAILDIDAGNLDAAETHVQIAKQSAEPNSKTQLLVSALESQGSSR, from the coding sequence ATGAGAATGTGCCTCAGCAAGAGCCGCTGGTTTCGTAACCTGATCTTTTTTTCGTTAGCTCTTCCGCTATCGAGCGGATGTGGCGGCATCAAAAAGAACCGCGAATCGGCCTTTTTGAAACCGCTCGCGGCTTCATCGCAAAGTGAAGCAAAGAACAGACGCGAAGCGATTCCCAGTGAAAGATCGCTGTGCCTCGAAACCGCCAAGACCGTCGCCTCGCAAGGCCACGCCACGGAAGCCATGAAGCTTTACGAACGTGCCGAACAACTCGATCCAGCTGCCGCGCCGTTCGATGCGGAACTTGCACCCTTGTACGCAGACGTCGGCAATCAAGACGCTGCGATCCAGCGATACCAACGATGCGTCACCCGCACGCCAGACGATATCGAGCTATCGAACAATTTCGCTTGGACCTTGATGGAGGCCGGTCGTTTCGAAGAAGCAATCACCGAGGCAGAGCGAGGATTGCAAAAAGCTCCCGACAATGTTCGCCTACGAAGCACCCTCGCCATGATTCATTATCGGCAAGGCGACCGCGCAGCAGCGATGCAACAGTTTCAACAAGCCCACGGCCGATCCGCCGCCCATCACAACCTCGCGATCCTCGACATCGACGCCGGCAATCTTGACGCGGCCGAAACGCATGTTCAAATCGCAAAACAATCCGCTGAGCCGAATTCCAAGACCCAGTTGCTCGTATCAGCACTCGAATCGCAAGGCTCAAGCCGATAG
- a CDS encoding alpha-L-fucosidase, translated as MTQAQRLVALLVITCLIFGRASAQVFPGKPGFDAYGGYLNIKGEATGRFHLETINDRHFLVTPEGHGYIALGVCHTGEIARSQEYFQEHCASDLEIANGELTTQFREWGYNGLGYGGHKSTREVLPYFADCFPTGTSSWRGKQVRFPDVFSDVWKKKARRDVENMLRTSSEDPNLIGVYWDDIPLWDLKQAKRMLGKTWVDAIRELPADAPGKVRYERFLRENGADASDEKFLVLIARELYSTLGPITRELAPDALVFGERYAGWALPWEVIQEELPWVDVVSVQPGGSQFPAQDFERLYRETKKPIMICDHNISFMTQEHSNVMWNSLPDAAGAGRTQGAYLDQAFSTSYLIGYSRCQYIDKTVNGGQLKQGLLQSDGTPYKECVDWVRKNNWRIHQQFIGKTEAADSPTPSPGHNAWYWESGANLFVANHNVTDKQYTSDQLSNLLSEFPAVTAVYYLAHNNEGVDVHHPSEILPNPKGWDMTGAWKQACEASGKRFCVYVNSLGLRLNDNNENPGWVRRKADGQPYTSNGHWAVGTRMCVKSSQDENGFLKAYFLPLIKEMVSRYEPDGIWVDGDWTVRDNICWCDNCKKAWELKTGKTAVPTNPNDPDWPAWQRLHYERCDEYLKTVANAVHSIHPDC; from the coding sequence ATGACGCAGGCACAACGACTTGTTGCTTTGCTTGTGATCACCTGTCTCATCTTCGGCAGGGCGTCCGCTCAAGTCTTTCCCGGCAAGCCAGGCTTCGACGCCTACGGCGGCTATCTCAACATCAAGGGAGAAGCGACCGGAAGGTTCCATCTGGAGACCATTAATGACCGGCATTTCCTGGTCACGCCAGAAGGTCACGGATACATCGCGCTAGGAGTGTGTCACACGGGGGAAATCGCGCGGAGCCAGGAGTATTTCCAAGAGCATTGCGCCAGCGACTTGGAGATCGCGAACGGTGAACTCACCACACAGTTCCGCGAGTGGGGCTATAACGGCCTCGGTTACGGCGGGCATAAAAGCACACGCGAAGTGCTCCCCTATTTCGCCGATTGCTTTCCCACCGGGACCAGTTCGTGGCGGGGGAAACAGGTTCGCTTCCCTGACGTGTTCAGCGATGTCTGGAAGAAGAAGGCGCGTCGAGACGTCGAGAACATGCTGAGAACTTCCAGCGAAGACCCGAACTTGATCGGCGTCTACTGGGACGACATCCCCCTCTGGGATTTGAAGCAAGCCAAACGCATGCTCGGAAAAACATGGGTGGACGCCATCCGAGAGCTTCCGGCCGATGCGCCGGGCAAGGTGCGTTACGAGCGGTTTCTTCGTGAGAACGGAGCGGACGCGTCGGATGAAAAGTTCCTAGTGCTGATCGCCAGGGAACTCTACTCCACGCTCGGACCGATTACCAGGGAGTTGGCGCCGGATGCGCTCGTTTTCGGCGAACGCTACGCCGGCTGGGCATTGCCCTGGGAAGTGATCCAGGAGGAGCTTCCGTGGGTTGACGTCGTGTCCGTCCAGCCCGGCGGTTCCCAGTTCCCCGCGCAGGACTTCGAGCGGTTGTACCGCGAAACAAAGAAGCCAATCATGATCTGCGATCACAACATCAGCTTCATGACGCAGGAACACTCGAACGTCATGTGGAACTCCTTACCCGATGCCGCCGGCGCAGGCCGCACGCAAGGAGCCTACTTGGACCAAGCGTTCTCCACGTCCTATCTGATCGGATACTCCAGATGCCAGTATATCGATAAGACGGTCAATGGCGGGCAACTCAAGCAGGGGCTGCTTCAGTCGGATGGAACGCCGTACAAAGAGTGCGTGGATTGGGTGCGGAAGAACAACTGGCGAATTCACCAGCAGTTCATCGGCAAGACCGAAGCAGCGGATTCTCCTACGCCAAGCCCCGGGCACAACGCATGGTACTGGGAATCCGGCGCCAATCTGTTCGTTGCAAATCATAACGTCACGGACAAACAATACACTTCCGACCAGCTTTCCAACTTGCTCAGTGAGTTTCCGGCTGTAACTGCTGTTTACTATCTGGCCCACAATAACGAGGGAGTAGACGTTCATCATCCGAGCGAGATACTCCCCAACCCCAAGGGTTGGGACATGACGGGCGCGTGGAAGCAGGCGTGCGAAGCTTCTGGAAAACGGTTTTGCGTCTACGTGAATTCTCTTGGTCTGCGATTGAATGACAACAATGAGAATCCGGGATGGGTGAGGCGAAAGGCGGATGGGCAACCCTATACTTCAAATGGTCACTGGGCTGTAGGCACTCGCATGTGCGTCAAAAGCAGCCAGGACGAGAATGGCTTTCTGAAAGCCTATTTCCTGCCCCTTATCAAGGAGATGGTCAGTCGCTACGAGCCGGATGGCATCTGGGTCGATGGCGACTGGACGGTCCGAGACAATATCTGCTGGTGCGACAACTGCAAGAAGGCATGGGAGTTGAAGACCGGAAAGACCGCTGTCCCAACAAATCCCAATGATCCCGACTGGCCCGCATGGCAGAGGCTGCATTACGAGCGCTGCGATGAATACTTGAAAACCGTCGCCAATGCGGTTCACTCCATCCATCCGGATTGCTGA